The following proteins are encoded in a genomic region of Paenibacillus sp. FSL R7-0273:
- a CDS encoding DEAD/DEAH box helicase — protein sequence MKYIPHTYQDYATLRILDTNFIALLLEMGLGKTVSTLTAIDRLLYDLFDASRVLVIAPLRVAQDTWARETAKWDHLQHLSISKVLGSADARRKALKTDADLWIINRENVEWLVSEYGSKWPFDTVVIDELSSFKNHQSKRFKALRRVRPMIKRLIGLTGTPAPNSLMDLWAPVYLLDQGERLGKTITGYRDRYFNAGSRSGHVVHDWRVKKEAEENIYKAIGDIAVSMKAEDWLELPERIDRTISIPLSPKAREQYKKLERELLLPFMDSDVVATTAAVLSGKLLQMASGAVYDEDKGVKHIHDAKLDALEDIFEAANGKPVMVFYNFKHSLSRIQERFPQAQILRKGAAGNEDIAAWNNDEIPLLLLHPKSAGHGLNLQESSCRTVVWFDQIWSLEEDQQANARVHRQGVKHNIVVIRLVAEDTIDGEAVEALERKAAGQNALMAAVKARIDKLAKEEAA from the coding sequence TTGAAGTACATCCCCCACACGTATCAGGATTATGCGACACTGAGAATCTTAGACACTAACTTTATCGCGCTGCTTCTGGAAATGGGCCTAGGCAAGACAGTGAGTACCTTAACGGCGATTGACCGGTTGCTGTATGACCTGTTCGATGCTTCCCGGGTTCTGGTGATTGCGCCGCTTCGGGTGGCACAGGACACCTGGGCGCGCGAGACGGCCAAGTGGGACCACTTGCAGCATTTGAGTATCAGTAAGGTGCTGGGCAGTGCAGATGCCCGCAGGAAGGCGCTTAAGACTGACGCGGACCTGTGGATCATTAACCGCGAAAATGTGGAGTGGCTGGTTAGTGAGTACGGCAGCAAGTGGCCGTTTGACACCGTGGTCATTGATGAGTTAAGCAGCTTTAAAAATCACCAGTCCAAGCGCTTCAAGGCGCTGCGGCGAGTGCGGCCGATGATCAAGCGGTTGATTGGCCTGACCGGTACCCCAGCCCCCAATAGTCTGATGGATCTGTGGGCACCTGTATACCTATTGGACCAAGGGGAGCGGCTAGGCAAGACGATTACCGGGTATCGGGACCGGTATTTCAACGCTGGAAGCCGCAGCGGTCATGTGGTTCATGACTGGCGGGTGAAGAAAGAGGCCGAGGAGAATATATACAAGGCGATTGGAGATATCGCAGTCAGTATGAAGGCCGAGGACTGGTTGGAACTGCCAGAGCGGATTGACCGTACAATCTCCATTCCGTTATCCCCGAAAGCCAGGGAGCAGTACAAGAAGCTGGAGCGGGAGCTTCTGCTGCCCTTCATGGATTCGGATGTGGTAGCTACAACTGCGGCAGTGCTGTCTGGCAAGCTTCTGCAAATGGCTTCAGGGGCTGTGTATGACGAGGATAAGGGCGTGAAACATATTCACGATGCCAAACTGGACGCGCTTGAGGACATCTTCGAGGCGGCCAACGGAAAGCCGGTCATGGTGTTTTATAACTTCAAGCACAGCCTGAGCCGGATTCAAGAGCGCTTCCCGCAGGCTCAGATCCTTCGCAAGGGTGCCGCAGGTAATGAGGATATCGCGGCCTGGAACAATGACGAGATCCCGCTGCTATTGCTTCACCCAAAGTCAGCGGGCCACGGCCTGAACCTCCAGGAGTCGAGCTGCCGGACGGTTGTCTGGTTTGATCAGATATGGAGCCTGGAGGAGGACCAGCAAGCCAACGCCCGGGTTCACCGGCAGGGCGTTAAGCATAACATCGTGGTCATTCGCCTGGTGGCTGAGGATACGATAGACGGCGAAGCCGTAGAAGCGCTGGAGCGTAAGGCCGCAGGCCAAAACGCCTTAATGGCTGCGGTCAAAGCGCGAATAGATAAATTAGCGAAGGAGGAAGCGGCATGA
- a CDS encoding sigma-70 family RNA polymerase sigma factor, whose translation MSIIKATWIETLIGQYAAETHVLERYRDTLDLSVPAAAEEAETVSGMLADMRYALTWMRRGRRPGSRRGAERTDVYRQREIYIKLSAREITEAERLRLVDALLSLSDRERTCFLLHMAQGLTLQEISDKLELSKNTVRMYVDRAKHKVSKEYL comes from the coding sequence ATGAGTATTATCAAGGCGACATGGATCGAAACCCTGATTGGCCAGTATGCTGCGGAGACGCATGTGTTGGAGAGATACCGGGATACCCTGGACCTCTCCGTCCCTGCGGCAGCAGAGGAGGCGGAAACAGTCTCCGGGATGTTGGCAGACATGCGGTATGCGTTAACCTGGATGCGGCGCGGCAGACGTCCAGGGAGCCGCAGAGGGGCCGAGCGAACGGACGTATACCGGCAGAGGGAAATCTATATCAAACTATCAGCACGGGAGATCACAGAGGCCGAGCGGCTGAGGCTGGTAGATGCGTTGCTTAGTCTGAGCGACCGGGAGCGGACCTGCTTCCTGTTACACATGGCGCAGGGCTTGACGCTTCAGGAGATTTCAGATAAGCTTGAATTGTCTAAAAACACCGTACGTATGTACGTAGATCGGGCAAAACATAAGGTTTCTAAGGAATATTTGTAA
- the terL gene encoding phage terminase large subunit — MDKAAIIRGARMELARREFFSFCQVMAPDFYRAERQYLVELCGEMQDFYQSDDDILIVNEPPRHGKSRTASMLAQWVFGQNPHEKVMTGSYNETLSTTFSKAVRNGISTVKADPNVIVYSDIFPQVRIQRGDGAMNLWSLEGGYNSYLATSPTGTATGFGATLLIIDDLIKNAEEASNENVLEKHWEWFTNTMLSRLEEGGKIIIIMTRWATGDLAGRALEHFKAEKKRVRHLTMKALQDDDTMLCPDVLSRESYDMKVRAMGADIASANYQQIPINIQGRLYKSFKTYTDTPGDEQGRPLFEKIISYTDTADQGSDFLCSIVAGVYRGEGYVLDVLYTKDGMETTEPAAADMFVRNAVNLAEIESNSGGRGYARNVERLIWEKHKTRSVVVKWFHQSKNKIARILSNSNFVMEHIYYPVNWRDRWPEYYGAMTSYQKEGKNKNDDAPDATTGLAEMIDKKTGVSFKK; from the coding sequence GTGGATAAGGCGGCAATCATCCGAGGTGCCCGCATGGAGCTGGCCCGGCGCGAGTTCTTCAGCTTCTGCCAGGTCATGGCGCCGGACTTCTACCGCGCAGAACGGCAGTATCTGGTGGAGCTGTGCGGAGAGATGCAGGATTTCTATCAATCAGACGATGATATCCTGATCGTCAACGAGCCGCCCCGACACGGTAAGAGCCGCACCGCTTCTATGCTGGCACAATGGGTGTTTGGTCAGAACCCGCACGAGAAGGTCATGACCGGTTCCTATAACGAGACACTATCCACAACATTCTCGAAAGCCGTACGTAACGGCATAAGCACCGTAAAGGCGGATCCGAACGTGATCGTATACAGCGACATCTTCCCGCAGGTCCGAATTCAGCGCGGGGACGGGGCTATGAACCTCTGGAGCCTGGAAGGCGGCTATAACAGCTATCTGGCTACGTCTCCTACGGGCACGGCTACCGGCTTCGGGGCCACGCTGCTGATCATCGACGACTTGATCAAGAATGCCGAGGAGGCCAGCAACGAGAACGTGCTGGAGAAGCACTGGGAGTGGTTCACCAATACGATGCTGTCCCGCTTAGAGGAAGGCGGGAAGATTATCATCATCATGACCCGCTGGGCCACGGGAGACCTAGCAGGGCGGGCGCTGGAGCATTTCAAGGCCGAGAAGAAGCGCGTTCGTCACCTGACTATGAAGGCCCTGCAGGATGATGACACGATGCTCTGTCCGGATGTGCTGTCCCGGGAGAGTTACGACATGAAGGTGCGGGCCATGGGCGCTGATATCGCCAGCGCCAATTATCAGCAGATTCCGATCAACATTCAGGGCAGACTGTACAAATCGTTCAAAACGTACACCGATACCCCAGGAGATGAACAAGGGCGTCCATTGTTTGAGAAAATCATATCCTATACGGACACTGCTGACCAAGGCAGTGATTTTTTATGTTCAATTGTTGCGGGCGTTTACAGGGGCGAGGGATATGTACTGGATGTGCTGTATACCAAAGACGGGATGGAGACCACGGAACCAGCTGCGGCGGATATGTTTGTTCGGAATGCAGTGAACCTGGCCGAGATCGAATCCAACAGCGGAGGGCGCGGCTATGCACGTAATGTCGAGCGATTAATCTGGGAGAAACATAAGACCCGCTCCGTGGTCGTCAAATGGTTTCATCAGAGTAAGAACAAAATTGCGCGAATTCTATCAAACAGTAATTTTGTGATGGAACACATTTATTATCCAGTCAACTGGCGTGATCGCTGGCCGGAGTATTACGGAGCTATGACGAGTTACCAAAAAGAAGGTAAAAATAAAAACGATGATGCCCCAGACGCAACCACTGGATTAGCTGAGATGATAGACAAAAAGACTGGCGTGTCGTTCAAGAAATAA